In Labrus bergylta chromosome 11, fLabBer1.1, whole genome shotgun sequence, one genomic interval encodes:
- the zgc:154093 gene encoding cdc42 effector protein 2, with protein MPAKTPMYLKTTTPKKGKKMKLRDVLSGDMISPPLGDVRHSAHVGPEGEGDMFGDVGFLQGKMNMLPSLSRTHNNGHTRSHSVERHHDDDFSSKGETHSYAYNGYHYQHTATGLLKTTISMPVFIAHEQAPPKPPRLHLDDPSPPSLPSNQNHFEPQRDTSCRQTNGHSHADEPHPTLSLFQNGVVGRLASEPCRDISISPTLRRLVPSSGSFSEASSEDSMSETCGPPDVRRGLSLDSDAGLSNEDLRSDRSDSPCTTQHPAGLTASTGVSRSDSLAGLNLDLGPSIMEDVLSIMERYKSDDNRCEL; from the coding sequence ATGCCGGCCAAGACGCCGATGTACTtaaaaactacaactcccaAGAAGGGGAAGAAGATGAAGCTCCGCGACGTCCTCTCGGGTGACATGATCAGCCCCCCACTGGGCGACGTGCGTCACAGCGCCCACGTGGGGCCCGAGGGCGAGGGCGACATGTTTGGCGACGTGGGCTTCCTGCAGGGCAAGATGAACATGCTGCCGTCTCTGAGCCGCACGCACAACAACGGGCACACGCGCTCACACAGCGTGGAGCGTCACCACGACGACGACTTCAGCTCGAAGGGGGAGACGCACAGCTACGCCTACAACGGCTACCACTACCAGCACACCGCCACCGGCCTGCTGAAGACCACCATCTCCATGCCCGTGTTCATCGCCCACGAGCAGGCTCCGCCCAAACCCCCCCGCCTCCACCTCGACGACCCCTCTCCTCCGTCTCTGCCCTCCAACCAAAACCACTTCGAGCCCCAGAGAGACACCAGCTGCAGGCAGACAAACGGCCACAGCCACGCGGACGAGCCGCACCCGACCCTGTCGCTCTTCCAGAACGGGGTGGTGGGTCGTTTGGCGTCGGAGCCCTGCAGAGACATCTCCATCTCGCCCACCCTCCGCAGGCTCGTCCCCTCCTCCGGCTCCTTCTCAGAGGCCTCCTCCGAGGACTCCATGTCGGAAACCTGCGGGCCCCCGGACGTCCGCCGGGGCCTCAGTCTGGACTCCGACGCCGGCCTGAGCAATGAGGATCTGAGGAGCGACCGCAGCGACTCGCCCTGCACCACCCAACACCCGGCCGGTCTCACGGCGTCAACAGGCGTCTCCCGGTCTGACTCTCTGGCAGGGTTGAACCTGGACCTGGGCCCGTCCATCATGGAGGACGTCCTGAGCATCATGGAGCGCTACAAGAGTGATGACAACCGCTGTGAGCTGTGA